From a single Camelus bactrianus isolate YW-2024 breed Bactrian camel unplaced genomic scaffold, ASM4877302v1 HiC_scaffold_41, whole genome shotgun sequence genomic region:
- the LOC141576851 gene encoding ryanodine receptor 2-like, translating to MWKDREGASRPGERADSDRTVAGAGGVAAVVDMWIRISLMLKHLSYGNGSLHVDAAFQEILWSVAPISSGSEAAQGYLIGSDVLRLLHGHMDECLTVPSGEHGEEQRRSVHYEVGAVSVHAHSLWRLETLRVAKLQCEKILASQYS from the exons ATGTGGAAAGACCGAGAAGGCGCGTCCCGACCTGGGGAGCGTGCGGATTCTGACAGGACTGTCGCCGGCGCTGGAGGTGTTGCCGCAGTCGTGGATATGTGGATACGCATTTCCCTCATGTTAAAG CACTTGTCCTACGGCAATGGCAGCTTACACGTGGATGCCGCCTTCCAGGAGATCCTCTGGAGCGTGGCCCCCATCAGCTCAGGAAGCGAAGCAGCCCAAG GGTATCTCATCGGCAGTGACGTCCTCAGGTTGCTTCATGGACACATGGACGAGTGCCTCACTGTCCCCTCAGGAGAACATGGCGAAGAGCAGCGGAG aagTGTTCACTACGAAGTTGGTGCTGTATCTGTTCACGCACATTCCCTGTGGAGGCTGGAGACACTGAGGGTTGC GAAACTCCAGTGCGAAAAGATACTTGCatcccagtattcatag